Proteins co-encoded in one Anguilla anguilla isolate fAngAng1 chromosome 16, fAngAng1.pri, whole genome shotgun sequence genomic window:
- the rhcgb gene encoding ammonium transporter Rh type C-like 2, producing MLRTRAFWQLQFIHQPDSILNMGNCIQGVKDFFCRPKNTNVRVSLPMVCFVWQIAMIILFGVFIRYDEESDTHWSEHRKSHNISSDIENDFYFRYPSFQDVHVMIFVGFGFLMTFLKKYSFGAVGFNFLIAAFGIQWALLMQGWFHSLDHTDGKIKIGVESLINADFCVAGCLIAYGAVLGKVSPVQLLVMTLFGVTLFAVEEFIILTVIHARDAGGSMVIHTFGGYYGLAISWVLYRPHLDQSKRLQGSVYHSDVFAMIGTLFLWMFWPSFNSAITDHGDGQHRAAINTYLALASTVLTTVAISSVFQKKGKLDMVHIQNATLAGGVAVGTAAEFLLTPYGSLIVGFCCGILSTFGYLYISPFMEKRLKIQDTCGVHNLHAMPGVIGGIVGAITAAAASESTYGHEGLINTFDFEGDFKDRTPNIQGGHQAAGICVAIVFGIGGGVLVGIILRLPIWGDPADDNCFDDEVYWELPEDEESIPPILEYNNHMSNKQQEMSESNFSVEQS from the exons ATGTTAAGGACCAGGGCATTTTGGCAGTTGCAGTTTATCCATCAACCTGACTCAATACTGAATATGGGGAACTGCATTCAAGGTGTGAAGGACTTCTTCTGTCGGCCAAAGAACACTAATGTTCGAGTGAGCCTCCCCATGGTGTGCTTTGTCTGGCAGATTGCTATGATCATTCTGTTTGGCGTCTTTATCCGCTACGATGAGGAGTCTGACACTCACTGGAGTGAACACAGGAAATCACACAACATATCAAGTGATATAGAGAATGACTTTTACTTCAGGTACCCAA GCTTCCAGGACGTGCACGTGATGATCTTCGTGGGTTTTGGCTTCCTCATGACCTTTCTGAAGAAGTACAGCTTCGGTGCCGTGGGTTTCAACTTCCTCATCGCCGCCTTCGGCATTCAGTGGGCTCTGCTGATGCAGGGCTGGTTCCACTCCCTGGACCACACGGACGGGAAGATCAAAATCGGCGTTGAAAG CCTCATCAACGCAGACTTCTGTGTGGCCGGTTGTCTGATTGCATATGGCGCAGTTCTGGGGAAGGTCAGCCCGGTCCAGCTACTAGTGATGACACTCTTTGGTGTGACGCTCTTTGCAGTGGAGGAGTTCATCATTCTCACCGTCATTCAT GCCAGAGATGCCGGTGGCTCCATGGTGATCCATACTTTTGGAGGTTATTATGGTCTAGCCATCTCTTGGGTTCTCTATCGCCCTCATTTGGACCAGAGCAAACGTCTGCAAGGGTCTGTGTACCATTCGGACGTATTCGCTATGATTG GCACGCTCTTCCTTTGGATGTTCTGGCCCAGTTTCAACTCAGCAATCACAGACCATGGTGATGGGCAGCACCGGGCAGCCATTAACACCTACCTCGCCTTGGCATCTACTGTCCTGACCACCGTAGCCATCTCCAGTGTTTTCCAGAAGAAAGGCAAACTGGATATG GTGCACATACAGAACGCCACCCTGGCGGGTGGTGTAGCTGTGGGAACCGCTGCTGAGTTTCTGTTGACACCCTATGGCTCCCTGATTGTGGGTTTCTGCTGTGGCATTCTGTCTACTTTTGGCTACCTCTACATCTCG CCGTTCATGGAGAAAAGACTGAAGATTCAGGACACCTGCGGCGTACATAACCTGCATGCCATGCCAGGAGTGATTGGTGGCATCGTTGGGGCCATTACTGCAGCAGCTGCCTCAGAGTCCACATACGGACATGAGGG ATTAATCAATACCTTCGACTTTGAGGGGGATTTTAAAGATCGGACCCCCAATATTCAGGGTGGCCACCAGGCAGCCGGGATTTGTGTGGCCATCGTTTTTGGAATTGGAGGAGGAGTATTAGTCG GTATCATCCTGAGGCTGCCAATCTGGGGGGACCCTGCAGACGACAACTGCTTCGATGATGAAGTGTACTGGGAG CTGCCTGAAGATGAGGAGAGCATTCCCCCAATTCTGGAATACAACAACCACATGAGCAACAAGCAGCAGGAAAT GTCTGAATCCAACTTCTCTGTGGAGCAGAGCTAG